From Ancylobacter pratisalsi, one genomic window encodes:
- a CDS encoding C4-dicarboxylate TRAP transporter substrate-binding protein, with the protein MFQGIKTLSLAATLATLIAGTAAADYKLNLSTSQNSQDPLVLAMESAKKKIEERTKGEVKITIYPSSQLGSDNDVIEQIRNGANIAVLVDAGRLAPFKKELGILAAPYLVDDYKQYAAITSSPVYAGWVEDMAKSTGLRLMNYNWFQGTRQMFTKKAVKSPADLKGVRVRTIDAPGWVATVNAMGATAVPMPWSEVYSALQLGAIDGAEAQLTGAYGIKLNEVTSDLAFTNHVQLFTGLLTSEAWYQSLPENLRKIVNEEFAAAGDEATRNTVAKGEEVLKKMKEGGIVVNEVNVDDFRALVPVVYQQMGLEEARAALQPYIKPAQ; encoded by the coding sequence ATGTTTCAAGGCATCAAGACCCTGAGCCTGGCCGCGACGCTGGCGACCCTGATCGCCGGGACGGCCGCTGCCGACTACAAGCTCAACCTTTCGACCTCGCAGAATTCGCAGGACCCGCTGGTCCTGGCCATGGAAAGCGCGAAGAAGAAGATCGAGGAGCGCACCAAGGGCGAGGTCAAGATCACCATCTATCCGAGCTCGCAGCTGGGCTCCGACAACGACGTGATCGAGCAGATCCGCAACGGCGCGAACATCGCCGTGCTAGTCGACGCCGGCCGCCTCGCTCCCTTCAAGAAGGAGCTCGGCATCCTCGCGGCGCCCTATCTGGTCGACGATTACAAGCAGTATGCGGCCATCACTTCCTCGCCGGTCTATGCCGGTTGGGTCGAGGACATGGCCAAGAGCACCGGCCTCAGGCTGATGAACTACAACTGGTTCCAGGGCACGCGGCAGATGTTCACCAAGAAGGCGGTGAAGAGTCCCGCCGACCTGAAGGGCGTACGCGTGCGCACCATCGATGCGCCCGGCTGGGTGGCCACCGTCAACGCGATGGGTGCCACGGCGGTCCCGATGCCCTGGTCCGAGGTCTATTCGGCGCTGCAGCTCGGCGCCATTGACGGCGCCGAGGCCCAGCTCACCGGCGCTTACGGCATCAAGCTCAACGAAGTGACCAGCGACCTTGCCTTCACCAATCACGTGCAGCTTTTCACCGGGCTGCTGACGTCGGAAGCCTGGTACCAGTCGCTGCCGGAGAACCTGCGCAAGATCGTCAATGAGGAATTCGCCGCCGCCGGCGACGAGGCCACCCGCAACACCGTCGCCAAGGGCGAAGAGGTGCTGAAGAAGATGAAGGAAGGCGGCATCGTCGTGAACGAGGTGAATGTCGACGACTTCCGCGCCCTCGTCCCGGTGGTCTACCAGCAGATGGGTCTGGAAGAGGCGCGCGCCGCGCTCCAGCCCTACATCAAGCCGGCCCAGTAA